In the Stigmatella erecta genome, one interval contains:
- a CDS encoding ABC transporter ATP-binding protein, with product MSSPNDSSRLNFRQPTPGEELIRFEHLKKTFGPKRVYDDLDLSVYAGETLVVMGGSGTGKSVLLKCLIGLLYPDAGRIHFQGQDLTDFDEEDFRAVRKHVAMVFQGAALFDSLTVGENVAYPLREHFPEMPQEEIARRVAEKLSWVDLPGTEAMMPSDMSGGMRKRVGLARAIATDPEVILWDEPTTGLDPVTTQNINTMINSMKQRLGCTSIVVTHDMLSAFEVADRLAMLADRRIVQVGSPEEIRHSTVPQVRAFMEARRTELGIGKVAS from the coding sequence ATGTCCTCGCCCAACGACTCCTCGCGTCTGAACTTCCGCCAGCCCACCCCGGGGGAAGAGCTCATCCGGTTCGAGCACCTGAAGAAGACCTTCGGCCCGAAGCGCGTGTACGACGACCTGGACCTGTCGGTGTACGCCGGGGAGACGTTGGTGGTGATGGGTGGCTCGGGCACGGGCAAGAGCGTGCTGCTCAAGTGCCTCATTGGCCTCTTGTACCCGGACGCGGGGCGCATCCACTTCCAGGGCCAGGACCTGACGGACTTCGACGAGGAGGACTTCCGGGCCGTGCGCAAGCACGTGGCCATGGTGTTCCAGGGCGCGGCGCTGTTCGACTCGCTCACGGTGGGCGAGAACGTGGCCTACCCCCTGCGCGAGCACTTCCCGGAGATGCCGCAGGAGGAGATTGCCCGCCGCGTGGCGGAGAAGCTGTCGTGGGTGGATCTGCCGGGGACCGAAGCGATGATGCCCTCGGACATGTCCGGTGGCATGCGCAAGCGCGTGGGGCTGGCGCGCGCCATCGCCACGGACCCGGAGGTCATCCTGTGGGACGAGCCCACCACGGGTTTGGATCCGGTGACCACGCAGAACATCAACACGATGATTAACTCGATGAAGCAGCGCCTGGGGTGCACCTCCATTGTCGTCACGCACGACATGTTGAGTGCCTTCGAGGTGGCGGACCGCCTGGCCATGCTGGCGGACCGGCGCATCGTGCAGGTGGGCTCGCCCGAGGAGATCCGTCACTCGACGGTGCCTCAGGTGCGGGCGTTCATGGAAGCGCGGCGGACGGAGTTGGGGATAGGGAAGGTGGCGTCATGA
- a CDS encoding ActD-like protein: MKSPHRTPDWLLERIALGELPPEELAAARARLAEEPDGAARLAALEEDTQRTLAQHPPGRVAREVEARAARASRPRPLPEQAPRWRPWMPALALVPVLAAVFLMVRPGPAQPVTGPGEPLAEVTRVKGMKPQLGLHRLGAAGPEPLAEGARAAARDVVQVSYVAAGHRFGAILSLDGRGAVTLHAPEHGLESVPLAPSGTHVLPHAYELDDAPAFERFLFVVSDSPFSLEGIAASARALAASEGARTAPLPLPVGFQQVSFLLKKSAP, translated from the coding sequence ATGAAGTCCCCCCACCGCACCCCAGACTGGTTGCTGGAGCGCATCGCCCTGGGCGAATTGCCCCCGGAGGAGCTGGCCGCCGCGCGCGCCCGGCTGGCCGAGGAGCCCGATGGGGCGGCCCGGCTCGCCGCGCTCGAGGAGGACACCCAGCGCACCCTGGCGCAGCACCCGCCCGGGCGCGTGGCGCGCGAGGTGGAGGCGCGCGCGGCCCGGGCCTCGCGCCCGCGGCCCCTTCCGGAGCAGGCGCCCCGGTGGCGCCCTTGGATGCCGGCCCTGGCGCTCGTGCCGGTGCTGGCCGCGGTCTTCCTGATGGTGCGTCCCGGCCCGGCGCAGCCCGTCACCGGTCCCGGGGAACCCCTGGCCGAGGTGACCCGCGTCAAGGGGATGAAGCCCCAGCTCGGCCTTCACCGCCTGGGCGCGGCCGGCCCGGAGCCGCTCGCCGAGGGCGCCCGCGCCGCCGCCCGTGACGTGGTGCAGGTCTCCTATGTGGCGGCGGGCCACCGCTTCGGCGCCATCCTCTCCCTGGATGGGCGGGGCGCCGTCACCCTCCATGCGCCCGAGCACGGACTGGAGTCCGTACCGCTCGCGCCTTCCGGCACCCACGTGCTGCCCCATGCCTATGAGCTCGATGATGCGCCGGCCTTCGAGCGGTTCCTCTTCGTCGTCTCGGACAGCCCCTTCTCCCTGGAGGGGATTGCCGCCAGCGCCCGGGCGCTCGCCGCGTCGGAGGGGGCCCGCACCGCGCCGCTGCCGCTTCCCGTAGGCTTTCAGCAGGTGTCCTTCCTTCTCAAAAAGAGTGCCCCATGA
- a CDS encoding DUF2381 family protein, which translates to MRDFLPCRSGLLAVLFSSAVALAGGPYGKTVIRTEKISDHPGTPTSSVHVSGQVATVLRFEKDVDPAKTKLLAWEGRFEPLLVGSKKVVIEPLRDLGRDEWVPLLVTLVDGTEIPFIVKPPFTRDDGGWEGWTDHQVNVFKNHDSYNAVLSSLYDSLKKERELSEENERFKKEENSVDHAYATLLANGEVKKTPFRRKVVYRPKNEDMDMVVEVFSGQGKAAAVVTLTNTYYGDTWKFDGAYLTRDFTSVTARPFALRMTRAAIVPGQTGTIAVVVDREAFAAKDGELADLALQIFRGDGLLQVVVTLDHTLIRE; encoded by the coding sequence ATGCGTGACTTCCTGCCCTGCCGGTCTGGCCTGCTTGCCGTGCTCTTCTCTTCCGCGGTGGCCCTGGCTGGAGGGCCCTACGGCAAGACCGTCATCCGGACCGAGAAGATCTCGGATCATCCGGGCACACCCACGAGCAGCGTTCATGTCTCCGGGCAGGTGGCGACGGTCCTCCGCTTCGAGAAGGACGTCGATCCGGCGAAGACGAAGCTGCTGGCGTGGGAGGGCCGCTTCGAGCCGCTCCTCGTGGGGAGCAAGAAAGTGGTCATCGAGCCGCTCCGGGATCTCGGCCGCGATGAGTGGGTTCCTCTGCTCGTCACGCTCGTGGACGGGACGGAGATTCCGTTCATCGTGAAGCCCCCCTTCACCCGGGATGATGGAGGGTGGGAGGGGTGGACCGATCATCAGGTCAACGTGTTCAAGAACCACGACAGCTACAACGCGGTCCTCTCGTCCCTCTACGACTCCCTGAAGAAAGAGCGTGAACTCAGCGAGGAGAACGAGCGGTTCAAGAAGGAGGAGAACTCAGTGGATCATGCCTACGCGACACTGCTCGCGAATGGCGAGGTGAAGAAGACGCCGTTTCGCCGCAAGGTGGTCTACCGTCCGAAGAACGAGGACATGGACATGGTTGTCGAAGTCTTCTCCGGGCAGGGCAAAGCGGCGGCCGTCGTCACGTTGACGAACACCTATTACGGGGACACCTGGAAGTTCGATGGTGCTTACCTGACGCGGGACTTCACCAGCGTCACGGCCCGGCCCTTCGCGCTTCGCATGACCCGAGCCGCCATCGTTCCTGGGCAGACCGGAACCATCGCGGTCGTGGTGGACAGGGAGGCCTTCGCGGCGAAGGATGGAGAGCTTGCGGATCTGGCCCTCCAGATCTTCCGTGGGGATGGGCTTCTCCAGGTGGTGGTGACGCTCGATCACACCCTGATTCGCGAGTAG
- a CDS encoding MlaD family protein — translation MSLFTSTDRERRFAWRAGIFVTVGLVLAGVVVLFIGKETRLFEDQVQFHSYFSNVEGLSEESPVWLGGLEVGRVTGIAFAPGANAKNHRIQVSLQVAKKFADRVRADSVVRLSSLGVLGEKAVDITLGNPEQPVMAANSELPTVPSGDLNTLMRAAGQIMDDSMAISRSLRVAVEAYSDPQLAKDVAGTVHSLRNLLQEVEQGDGVLHALIYDKEAGKQVRAMVANASQTAQRVDKAVSHVEALLGEVRHGEGMAHALIYDKQGAQALNELGAAAGQLAGLIEDAKNSPNGAVHQLVYGDARGMFADLGSAAADLKKITSTVASGEGTVGGLIADPTIYEDLRTVLGNVKRNRVLRALVRFTVNNREELDQVGQVKKVSQEPPQTGIGGSGPAK, via the coding sequence ATGAGTCTGTTTACATCGACGGATCGGGAGCGGCGGTTTGCCTGGCGGGCGGGCATCTTTGTCACCGTGGGGCTGGTGCTGGCCGGGGTGGTGGTCCTCTTCATCGGCAAGGAAACGCGGCTCTTCGAAGATCAGGTGCAGTTCCACTCATACTTCTCGAACGTGGAAGGGTTGAGTGAGGAGTCTCCGGTGTGGCTCGGCGGGCTCGAGGTGGGCCGCGTGACGGGCATCGCCTTCGCGCCGGGCGCGAACGCGAAGAACCACCGCATCCAGGTGAGCCTCCAGGTCGCCAAGAAGTTCGCGGACCGCGTGCGCGCGGACTCCGTGGTCCGGCTGTCGAGCCTGGGCGTGCTCGGCGAGAAGGCGGTGGACATCACCCTGGGCAACCCCGAGCAGCCCGTCATGGCCGCCAACAGCGAGCTGCCCACGGTGCCCAGCGGGGACCTGAACACGCTGATGCGCGCCGCGGGGCAGATCATGGATGACTCCATGGCCATCAGCCGCTCGCTGCGCGTGGCGGTGGAGGCGTACTCCGACCCGCAGCTCGCCAAGGACGTGGCCGGCACGGTGCACAGCCTCCGCAACCTGCTGCAGGAGGTGGAGCAGGGCGACGGCGTGCTCCACGCGCTCATCTACGACAAGGAGGCGGGCAAGCAGGTGCGCGCCATGGTGGCCAACGCCTCGCAGACGGCGCAGCGGGTGGACAAGGCCGTGAGCCACGTGGAGGCCCTGCTGGGCGAGGTCCGCCACGGCGAGGGCATGGCGCACGCGCTCATCTACGACAAGCAGGGCGCGCAGGCGCTCAACGAGCTGGGCGCCGCGGCGGGCCAGCTCGCGGGCCTCATCGAGGATGCGAAGAACAGCCCGAACGGCGCGGTGCACCAGCTGGTGTACGGCGATGCGCGGGGCATGTTCGCCGACCTGGGCAGCGCCGCGGCGGACCTGAAGAAGATCACCTCCACGGTGGCCAGCGGCGAGGGCACGGTGGGCGGGCTCATCGCCGACCCCACCATCTACGAGGACCTGCGCACGGTGCTGGGCAACGTGAAGCGCAACCGGGTGCTGCGCGCGCTGGTGCGCTTCACGGTGAACAACCGCGAGGAGCTGGACCAGGTGGGCCAGGTGAAGAAGGTCTCCCAGGAGCCGCCCCAGACGGGCATCGGCGGCTCGGGCCCCGCGAAGTAA
- a CDS encoding toxin-antitoxin system YwqK family antitoxin: protein MKLYPRTLTTLAVTWLTASPALAMDKRQADAICTSWKLECPPGATASGDAKDPAGTLECRAVKKGRPVRHGPSVTCADGEGQSWGDYQDGKKQGRHVTLNSDGSWSEEDFAGGKLEGRSVEYDARGQLLSEAFFQAGKRHGPSRTYSRGVLASEETWEKGRKKPAARTKPRAP from the coding sequence ATGAAGTTGTACCCGCGCACCTTGACCACACTGGCCGTCACCTGGCTGACGGCCTCGCCCGCGCTGGCCATGGACAAGCGTCAAGCGGATGCCATCTGCACCTCCTGGAAGCTGGAGTGCCCTCCGGGCGCCACCGCCTCGGGCGACGCGAAGGACCCGGCGGGCACGCTGGAGTGCCGCGCGGTGAAGAAGGGCCGGCCCGTGCGGCACGGCCCCTCGGTGACGTGCGCGGACGGCGAGGGCCAGAGCTGGGGGGACTACCAGGACGGCAAGAAGCAGGGCCGCCACGTCACCCTGAACTCGGATGGCTCCTGGTCGGAAGAGGACTTCGCGGGGGGCAAGCTGGAGGGCCGCTCGGTGGAGTACGACGCCCGGGGCCAGCTCCTCTCCGAGGCCTTCTTCCAGGCCGGCAAGCGGCACGGCCCCTCCCGCACCTACTCCCGGGGCGTGCTGGCCTCGGAGGAAACCTGGGAGAAGGGCCGGAAGAAGCCCGCGGCGAGGACGAAGCCCCGGGCTCCCTGA
- a CDS encoding serine/threonine protein kinase: MSTPKAFLIGSAVLLAASPGCTTAGGVSLRPDGTPGPEECSAKAVEVMRYLRLRVGDSALVDLDANQIGSRRVTLYDGPIESVLREGFGTLEEPARLYGRVWTAGPQVVIRYYAAHPVDGDQVPLCAVARLGNDQMRKSPESKPGMAILEGSIAAAFIVDAFR; the protein is encoded by the coding sequence ATGTCCACCCCCAAGGCCTTCCTGATTGGCTCTGCCGTGCTGCTCGCCGCGTCTCCAGGGTGCACCACGGCTGGCGGTGTCTCGCTGCGTCCGGATGGCACTCCAGGCCCAGAGGAATGCTCCGCGAAGGCCGTCGAGGTCATGCGGTATCTGAGGCTGCGCGTCGGGGACAGTGCGTTGGTGGATCTCGATGCGAATCAGATCGGGAGCAGGCGGGTCACGCTCTACGATGGACCCATCGAGAGCGTCCTGCGGGAGGGCTTTGGCACGCTGGAAGAGCCTGCCCGCTTATATGGGCGGGTTTGGACGGCGGGCCCGCAGGTGGTCATCCGGTACTATGCCGCCCACCCAGTGGATGGAGACCAGGTCCCCCTCTGCGCGGTGGCCCGGCTTGGCAATGACCAGATGCGGAAGTCTCCCGAGTCCAAGCCGGGGATGGCCATCCTTGAGGGTTCCATCGCGGCCGCTTTCATCGTGGACGCCTTCCGGTGA
- a CDS encoding MlaE family ABC transporter permease, which translates to MAVVRQRLEVLGAMAVMTGRVFSRAVRPPYDWGALVYHTEFLGVRSMPIALLTSTFAGLVISLQFGFFLSRFGVQYTVGRVVVLTLFRELAPVLTALTVGARIGSGMAAELGAMTVTEQVDAIRALGADPLRKLVVPRVLACLLVMPTLTVLADVIGLGAGALVVNMQYGISFELFFQGALDAVLMTDFVSGVIKGAIFGVIIGLVGCFKGLTVEGGTEGVGRATTQTVAITSVSVCLADFFITKITLYF; encoded by the coding sequence ATGGCGGTGGTGCGCCAGCGGCTGGAGGTGCTCGGGGCCATGGCGGTGATGACCGGCCGCGTCTTCTCGCGCGCGGTGCGCCCTCCGTATGACTGGGGCGCGCTCGTCTACCACACCGAGTTCCTGGGCGTGCGCTCCATGCCCATCGCCCTGCTGACCTCCACGTTCGCGGGCCTGGTCATCTCGCTCCAGTTCGGCTTCTTCCTGTCGCGCTTCGGCGTGCAGTACACCGTGGGGCGCGTCGTCGTCCTCACGCTGTTCCGGGAGCTGGCCCCGGTGCTCACCGCGCTCACGGTGGGCGCGCGCATCGGCTCAGGCATGGCCGCGGAGCTGGGCGCCATGACGGTGACCGAGCAGGTGGATGCCATCCGCGCGCTGGGCGCGGACCCCTTGCGCAAGCTGGTGGTGCCCCGGGTGCTTGCGTGCCTGCTGGTGATGCCTACGCTCACGGTGCTGGCGGACGTCATCGGCCTGGGGGCCGGGGCGCTCGTGGTCAACATGCAGTACGGCATCTCCTTCGAGCTGTTCTTCCAGGGCGCGCTGGACGCGGTGCTGATGACGGACTTCGTGTCCGGCGTCATCAAGGGCGCCATCTTCGGGGTCATCATCGGCCTGGTGGGCTGCTTCAAGGGGCTCACCGTCGAGGGTGGCACCGAGGGCGTGGGCCGCGCCACCACGCAGACGGTGGCCATCACCTCCGTGTCCGTGTGTCTGGCGGACTTCTTCATCACCAAGATTACCCTCTACTTCTAG
- a CDS encoding DUF6748 domain-containing protein, whose amino-acid sequence MNPRSLRLSALCLGLMAGCARSAAPESAPMTQPPKSSAPSSDIPGKPAEADQTKPTAYLVRDSGIRCFAPPCPSFLAVPSGKSDADGIQIHEVDFAEVNATQDQKDSYMAEAGSPGGLKVEATITVRQKAGPAGDASVLRVRRVFE is encoded by the coding sequence TTGAATCCCCGTTCCCTGCGGCTGTCCGCGCTGTGCCTTGGCCTGATGGCCGGGTGCGCGCGCTCCGCCGCCCCCGAGTCCGCCCCCATGACCCAGCCCCCGAAGTCCTCCGCCCCGTCCTCGGACATCCCCGGCAAGCCCGCGGAGGCGGATCAGACGAAGCCCACCGCCTACCTCGTGCGGGACAGCGGCATCCGCTGCTTCGCGCCCCCCTGCCCGTCCTTCCTGGCGGTGCCCTCGGGCAAGTCCGACGCGGACGGGATTCAAATTCACGAGGTGGACTTCGCGGAGGTGAACGCCACGCAGGACCAGAAGGACAGCTACATGGCCGAGGCGGGCAGCCCGGGCGGCCTGAAGGTGGAGGCCACCATCACCGTGCGCCAGAAGGCGGGCCCTGCGGGCGATGCCTCGGTGCTGCGCGTGCGGCGGGTGTTCGAGTAG
- a CDS encoding DUSAM domain-containing protein: protein MSGKIDWEPIRALVQRVLEQGAPLELTDDVRALLRRSAREVALPAKDTEKALRSIRSAMPLLRKIKRRIWGGSWRLMEAENRASRLQDAGDLKGARAQIEKVLAVETVPLYRKHATNALARIDRLDKVAASGQVDPKLPEHSQLFVLLHRVHQGKPLKLTRRMRAFLRHAAAEVAISEDETKEALKNPKSAEALLQKIAERRRKGRRRLERALWQMMNLRDAGDLEGARQQLRDLLAVEVVPVYRQAAEENLAGLDEPPPA, encoded by the coding sequence ATGAGCGGCAAGATCGACTGGGAGCCAATCCGGGCCCTGGTTCAGCGCGTGCTAGAGCAGGGCGCCCCCTTGGAACTCACAGACGATGTGCGAGCCCTGCTGCGGCGCTCCGCACGCGAAGTGGCGCTCCCTGCCAAGGATACAGAGAAGGCCCTTCGCAGCATTCGCTCGGCCATGCCCCTCCTTCGGAAAATCAAAAGACGCATCTGGGGTGGCTCGTGGCGGCTGATGGAGGCCGAGAACCGCGCCAGCCGCCTGCAAGATGCCGGGGACTTGAAAGGAGCACGCGCGCAAATCGAGAAGGTGCTCGCGGTCGAGACAGTGCCACTCTACCGCAAGCACGCAACAAACGCGCTTGCCAGAATAGACAGGCTCGACAAGGTTGCAGCGAGTGGGCAGGTGGATCCGAAACTCCCGGAGCACTCTCAGCTCTTCGTCCTTCTGCACCGCGTGCATCAGGGCAAGCCCCTGAAACTCACCAGGAGGATGCGCGCTTTCTTGCGTCATGCCGCCGCGGAAGTGGCGATCAGCGAGGACGAGACGAAAGAAGCCCTCAAGAATCCCAAGAGTGCAGAAGCCTTGCTCCAGAAGATCGCGGAGCGCAGGCGAAAGGGAAGGAGGCGGCTGGAACGCGCCCTCTGGCAAATGATGAACCTTCGGGATGCAGGCGACCTTGAAGGAGCACGTCAGCAGCTGCGCGACTTGCTGGCTGTGGAAGTCGTTCCGGTCTACCGACAAGCCGCCGAGGAGAACCTGGCGGGCCTGGATGAACCGCCTCCGGCTTAA
- a CDS encoding caspase family protein, whose protein sequence is MSRVLLLVAALTAAVAHAQPPVQVRRLALLVGVNDGGPGRERLRYAASDAQAFARVLGELGGVAPADRVMLLETGRAGLLEGLSRMRTLAESARVSGANRVEVLLYYSGHSDEEGLLLQGERMDYGELRRALGGLPADVRIAVLDSCASGAFARRKGGSPRPAFLVDTGVQVKGQAILTSSSEDEASQESDRLGGSFFTHHLISGLRGAADVTRDGRVTLNEAYQFAFHETLARTERTQRGAQHPAYDIEMAGTGDLVMTDLRATSAGLILTEALEGRLYVRDEAGALVVELLKTAGRPAELGLAPGRYRVRRELGGAVSEADLVLTEGKGTPLAASVFRPVLSEATVSRGRGGPSQVEAEAPAGAQGRVHVPFNASFVPGLSLNALVAGDAPVENTVAIGVVNDGTALRGAGLALGANVYAEETRGLAAAVALNLAGRRVDGTQLSVGFNYAGGAVDGVQASVGGNWAGGSVRVAQLGVGLNVATASVSGAQLSAGMNLAGGSVHGAQITSGVNVAKESFEGAQLSSGINVTRRDFQGVQLASGVNWAGGALSGVQLSSGFNRAQNVEGLQLGLLNVGGDVTGAQIGLLNIGGVVKGTQVGLVNLAKEVHGVPVGMVSFVKEGQHHLEFWSSDIQLANVGLKLGGKHFYSTLVAGIGPDDRLQRFSLGLGFGGHIPLARRFWVDVDAVASTLHDRDEPFDSENLLAQARVMVGFQIFSRLAVFAGPTYNTYFAFSPEERRKVTTMKVSERPLGSDGTWQRWPGFQAGLRL, encoded by the coding sequence ATGAGCCGTGTCCTCTTGCTGGTGGCGGCGCTGACCGCGGCCGTGGCCCACGCGCAGCCGCCCGTTCAGGTGCGCCGGCTGGCGCTGCTGGTAGGCGTCAACGACGGGGGGCCCGGGCGCGAGCGCCTGCGCTATGCCGCCTCGGATGCCCAGGCCTTCGCCCGGGTGCTGGGAGAGCTGGGCGGGGTGGCCCCCGCCGACCGGGTGATGCTCCTGGAGACCGGGCGCGCCGGGCTGTTGGAGGGGCTCTCGCGCATGAGGACCCTGGCCGAGTCCGCCCGGGTGTCGGGCGCGAACCGGGTGGAGGTGCTCCTCTATTACTCGGGGCACTCGGATGAGGAGGGGCTGCTGCTCCAGGGCGAGCGCATGGACTATGGCGAGCTGCGCCGCGCGCTGGGCGGCCTGCCCGCGGACGTGCGCATCGCGGTGCTGGACTCGTGCGCCTCGGGCGCCTTCGCGCGCCGCAAGGGCGGCTCCCCCCGGCCCGCCTTCCTGGTGGACACGGGCGTCCAGGTGAAGGGCCAGGCCATCCTCACCTCGTCCAGCGAGGACGAGGCCTCCCAGGAGTCGGACCGGCTGGGCGGCTCCTTCTTCACCCACCACCTCATCTCCGGCCTGCGCGGCGCGGCGGACGTGACGCGCGATGGCCGGGTGACGCTCAACGAGGCCTACCAGTTCGCCTTCCACGAGACGCTGGCGCGCACCGAGCGGACGCAGCGCGGCGCCCAGCACCCGGCCTACGACATCGAGATGGCGGGCACGGGGGACCTGGTGATGACCGACCTGCGCGCCACCTCCGCGGGGCTGATCCTGACGGAGGCGCTGGAGGGCCGCCTCTACGTGCGCGACGAGGCGGGGGCGCTGGTGGTGGAGCTGCTGAAGACGGCGGGCCGGCCCGCGGAGCTGGGGCTTGCCCCCGGGCGGTACCGGGTGCGCCGGGAGCTGGGCGGGGCGGTCTCCGAGGCGGACCTGGTGCTCACCGAGGGCAAGGGCACGCCACTGGCGGCCTCCGTCTTCCGCCCCGTGCTGAGCGAGGCCACGGTGTCCCGGGGCCGGGGCGGCCCGTCCCAGGTGGAGGCCGAGGCGCCCGCGGGAGCACAGGGCCGTGTGCACGTGCCCTTCAACGCGAGCTTCGTGCCCGGGCTGAGCCTCAACGCGCTGGTGGCGGGGGATGCGCCGGTGGAGAACACCGTGGCCATCGGCGTGGTCAACGATGGCACCGCCCTGCGGGGCGCGGGCCTGGCGCTGGGGGCCAACGTGTACGCCGAGGAGACGCGGGGCCTGGCGGCCGCAGTGGCGCTGAACCTGGCGGGCCGCCGGGTGGATGGGACGCAGCTGTCCGTGGGCTTCAATTACGCGGGTGGGGCGGTGGACGGGGTGCAGGCCTCGGTGGGCGGCAACTGGGCGGGCGGGAGCGTGAGGGTGGCGCAGCTCGGCGTGGGGCTGAACGTGGCCACCGCGAGCGTCTCCGGTGCGCAGCTGTCCGCGGGCATGAACCTGGCGGGCGGGAGCGTCCACGGCGCGCAGATCACCTCCGGGGTGAACGTGGCGAAGGAGTCCTTCGAGGGGGCCCAGCTGTCCTCGGGCATCAACGTGACGCGCAGGGACTTCCAGGGCGTTCAGCTGGCCTCGGGCGTGAACTGGGCGGGCGGCGCCCTGTCCGGGGTGCAGCTGAGCTCAGGGTTCAACCGCGCGCAGAACGTCGAGGGCCTGCAGCTGGGGTTGCTCAACGTGGGCGGAGACGTGACGGGCGCGCAGATCGGCCTGCTCAACATCGGCGGGGTGGTGAAGGGCACCCAGGTGGGGTTGGTCAACCTGGCGAAGGAGGTGCACGGGGTGCCGGTGGGGATGGTGTCCTTCGTGAAGGAGGGGCAGCACCACCTGGAGTTCTGGTCGAGCGACATCCAGCTCGCCAACGTGGGGCTGAAGCTCGGCGGCAAGCACTTCTACTCCACGCTGGTGGCGGGCATCGGGCCGGATGACCGGCTGCAGCGCTTCAGCCTGGGCCTGGGCTTCGGCGGGCACATCCCCCTGGCGCGGCGCTTCTGGGTGGATGTGGATGCGGTGGCCAGCACCCTTCACGACCGCGACGAGCCCTTCGACAGCGAGAACCTGCTGGCGCAGGCGCGGGTGATGGTGGGCTTCCAGATCTTCTCGCGCCTGGCCGTCTTCGCCGGGCCCACCTACAACACCTACTTCGCGTTCTCGCCCGAGGAGCGGCGCAAGGTCACCACGATGAAGGTGTCCGAGCGCCCGCTGGGCTCGGACGGCACATGGCAGCGCTGGCCGGGGTTTCAGGCCGGCCTGCGCCTCTGA
- the dnaN gene encoding DNA polymerase III subunit beta encodes MEFRIAADELKKALYRAQGIVERKTTMPILANVLVNATKNGITVTAFDLDIGVVSEHPAEVAKPGAVTLNAKYIFDIVQNLPDAQVTLKKLANNYVDISSGSAHFKIVGMAAEEYPKLPKEENAPLVQVSGNTLLEMIKKTQFAISSDETRYILNGVYFEPQASGKVRMVATDGHRLALIERELAGDFKLKGGVIIPRKGLMELKRLLDEAPDAECHLGFAENSALFKKPGLTMVMRLIDGQFPEYQRVIPKEGEKVVLVSKVRFLEGLKRIALLSADKSYAVRIGLEPNKLLITSNNPDLGEARDALDIAYKGGDITIGFNARYLIDVLTVTETDEVSFELGDEHSPGVLHAPGDRSFTAVVMPMRV; translated from the coding sequence ATGGAATTCCGCATCGCCGCCGATGAGCTGAAGAAGGCCCTCTACCGTGCCCAGGGCATCGTGGAGCGCAAGACGACGATGCCCATCCTCGCCAACGTGCTCGTCAATGCCACCAAGAATGGCATCACCGTCACCGCGTTCGACCTGGACATCGGCGTCGTCTCCGAGCACCCCGCCGAGGTCGCCAAGCCGGGCGCCGTCACCCTGAACGCGAAGTACATCTTCGACATCGTCCAGAACCTTCCGGACGCGCAGGTGACGCTCAAGAAGCTGGCCAACAACTACGTGGACATCTCCAGCGGCTCGGCACACTTCAAGATCGTCGGCATGGCCGCCGAGGAGTACCCCAAGCTGCCCAAGGAGGAGAACGCCCCCCTGGTGCAGGTCTCCGGCAACACGCTGCTGGAGATGATCAAGAAGACCCAGTTCGCCATCTCCTCGGACGAGACGCGCTACATCCTCAACGGCGTCTATTTCGAGCCCCAGGCGAGCGGCAAGGTGCGCATGGTGGCCACCGATGGGCACCGGCTGGCGCTCATCGAGCGCGAGCTCGCCGGGGACTTCAAGCTCAAGGGCGGCGTCATCATCCCCCGCAAGGGCCTGATGGAGCTCAAGCGCCTGCTGGACGAGGCGCCGGATGCCGAGTGCCACCTGGGCTTCGCGGAGAACTCGGCGCTGTTCAAGAAGCCGGGCCTCACCATGGTGATGCGGCTCATCGACGGCCAGTTCCCCGAGTACCAGCGCGTCATCCCCAAGGAAGGCGAGAAGGTGGTGCTGGTCTCCAAGGTGCGCTTCCTGGAGGGGCTCAAGCGCATCGCCCTGCTGTCGGCCGACAAGAGCTACGCGGTGCGCATCGGGCTGGAGCCCAACAAGCTGCTCATCACCTCCAACAACCCGGACCTGGGCGAGGCGCGCGACGCGCTGGACATTGCCTACAAGGGCGGGGACATCACCATCGGCTTCAACGCGCGCTACCTCATCGACGTGCTCACCGTGACCGAGACGGACGAGGTGTCCTTCGAGCTGGGTGACGAGCACAGCCCGGGCGTGCTCCACGCGCCGGGCGACCGCAGCTTCACCGCCGTCGTCATGCCCATGCGCGTGTGA